The following proteins are encoded in a genomic region of Acetobacter oryzoeni:
- the glmS gene encoding glutamine--fructose-6-phosphate transaminase (isomerizing), giving the protein MCGICGVVGRRHATPIVFEGLRRLEYRGYDSAGIATLVDGRVERRRAAGKLDNLAALLKKSPLPGNTGIGHTRWATHGAPTACNAHPHGTERVAIVHNGIIENFESLRRELEAAGQVFETETDSETIALLVDYHLQQGLEPKEAALRALRRLEGAYAVAMIFAGHEGLMIGACHSAPLAVGFGDDEMFLGSDSLALAPLTRRIAYMEDGDCVVITPKGAEFMTFDGAPVERTIQLTALAAGSIGKDGYRHYMEKELHEHPLVIGQTLQRMVDPASRRVILPELPFDLAEVPRAVITACGSAFFAGMIGRYWLEEIARLPVDIDVASEMRYRNPPLTAGSLGLLISQSGETADTLAALRSLREKAIHIASVLNVEHSTMARESDVVLGTVAGPEISVASTKAFTAQLTVLACLTIATARARGKLDTLAEEHLVSALLDLPSRAAEVFNQTDAIRSMAQVVVEARDVLYLGRGSMFPVAMEGALKLKEISYIHAEAYAAGEMKHGPISLIDRTVPIVATAPSNALFEKTLSNLQEAKARGGRLLVFTDTKGAERVSAIAEQMVVLPHVHDFVAPILQTIPVQMLAYEVAVLKGTDVDQPRNLAKSVTVE; this is encoded by the coding sequence ATGTGTGGGATCTGCGGCGTTGTTGGCCGAAGGCATGCCACCCCTATTGTTTTTGAAGGTTTGCGCCGGTTGGAATATCGGGGCTATGATTCCGCAGGTATTGCTACATTAGTAGATGGGCGTGTTGAACGCCGCCGTGCAGCAGGCAAGCTGGATAACCTTGCTGCACTGCTCAAGAAATCTCCACTGCCCGGTAATACCGGTATTGGCCACACACGCTGGGCCACACATGGTGCCCCCACTGCCTGCAATGCTCACCCTCATGGTACCGAGCGCGTGGCTATTGTGCACAATGGTATTATCGAAAACTTTGAATCCCTGCGCCGTGAGTTGGAAGCTGCTGGTCAGGTTTTTGAAACAGAAACCGATAGTGAAACTATTGCTCTATTGGTCGATTACCACCTGCAGCAGGGTCTGGAACCCAAGGAAGCCGCACTGCGTGCGCTGCGTCGCCTAGAAGGCGCATACGCCGTTGCCATGATTTTTGCTGGCCATGAAGGGCTGATGATTGGCGCCTGCCATAGTGCCCCTCTGGCTGTAGGCTTTGGCGATGATGAAATGTTTCTGGGCTCCGATTCACTGGCTCTGGCACCGCTGACCCGCCGCATCGCCTACATGGAAGATGGGGATTGCGTTGTTATCACCCCCAAGGGTGCAGAATTCATGACCTTTGATGGTGCGCCAGTTGAACGCACCATTCAGCTCACCGCCTTGGCTGCCGGTTCCATCGGTAAAGATGGTTACCGCCATTACATGGAAAAAGAGCTGCACGAACATCCGTTGGTAATCGGCCAGACCTTGCAGCGCATGGTGGACCCGGCTTCTCGCCGCGTTATTTTGCCTGAACTACCTTTTGATCTGGCAGAAGTGCCGCGTGCCGTTATTACCGCCTGTGGGTCTGCCTTTTTTGCCGGCATGATTGGCCGCTACTGGCTGGAAGAAATTGCCCGCTTGCCCGTGGATATAGATGTTGCCAGCGAGATGCGTTACCGCAATCCACCGCTTACGGCAGGATCCTTGGGGCTGTTGATTTCTCAATCTGGGGAAACAGCAGATACACTGGCAGCCCTGCGCAGCCTGCGTGAAAAAGCAATTCACATTGCTTCCGTGCTGAATGTTGAACACAGCACCATGGCGCGGGAAAGCGATGTTGTGCTGGGCACAGTGGCTGGCCCGGAAATTTCTGTGGCATCCACCAAGGCCTTTACAGCTCAGCTAACCGTATTGGCGTGCCTGACCATTGCTACAGCCCGTGCACGCGGCAAGCTGGACACGTTGGCAGAAGAACATCTTGTCAGCGCCCTGCTGGACCTTCCTAGCCGCGCGGCAGAAGTGTTCAACCAGACAGACGCCATTCGCAGCATGGCGCAAGTTGTGGTGGAAGCGCGTGATGTTCTGTATCTGGGCCGTGGCAGCATGTTCCCCGTTGCCATGGAAGGCGCGCTCAAGCTGAAGGAAATCTCCTACATTCATGCAGAAGCATATGCTGCTGGTGAAATGAAGCATGGGCCGATTTCCCTTATCGATCGCACAGTGCCGATTGTGGCTACAGCACCTTCAAACGCATTGTTTGAAAAAACACTTTCCAATCTGCAGGAAGCTAAAGCGCGCGGCGGCCGCCTGCTGGTGTTTACGGATACCAAAGGGGCTGAACGTGTTTCTGCCATTGCAGAACAGATGGTGGTTCTGCCCCATGTGCATGATTTTGTAGCCCCCATTCTGCAAACCATTCCGGTGCAGATGCTGGCTTACGAAGTTGCTGTGCTGAAAGGCACAGATGTGGACCAACCACGTAACCTCGCAAAATCTGTGACCGTGGAATAA
- a CDS encoding DUF3108 domain-containing protein codes for MSFLHLLFKRRFAKASAVGLLLGAGGVLATPYAGAVSAPQTVVRYFVYAHGLHVMTINSAYRLSGNQYSVAAQSKTGGLFQLFMKTNINLRAQGHFYNSGMPEPESYESAGWSRGKNRHLSIAYKQDMPDVQAMEPVETDREQILPDERKGAVDNVAILMALLHKVQEGQGCGNGAVKVFDGVRLSTLQVQTDGVQPLPDGASKDWGEDGLRCNFVAQQIKGFKLSSADRKARKPQQGRVWFENIPQIGMVATRIEVDSPKIGHIMVELEGKPQLQP; via the coding sequence ATGTCTTTTTTGCATCTGTTATTTAAGCGTCGTTTTGCCAAAGCCAGTGCCGTAGGTTTGTTGCTTGGGGCCGGAGGCGTGCTGGCTACACCATATGCTGGAGCGGTTTCTGCCCCGCAAACAGTGGTGCGTTATTTTGTCTATGCACATGGGCTGCATGTTATGACCATTAACAGTGCTTATCGCCTAAGTGGGAACCAATATAGCGTAGCGGCCCAAAGCAAAACGGGCGGGTTGTTCCAGCTTTTCATGAAAACAAATATTAATCTGCGCGCACAGGGACATTTTTATAATAGTGGCATGCCTGAGCCAGAAAGTTACGAGAGCGCAGGCTGGTCTCGCGGTAAAAACCGGCACCTGTCCATTGCCTATAAGCAGGATATGCCGGACGTGCAGGCAATGGAGCCTGTAGAAACTGACCGTGAACAGATTTTGCCAGATGAGCGCAAAGGCGCTGTAGATAATGTGGCTATTTTGATGGCGCTTTTGCACAAGGTGCAGGAGGGGCAGGGCTGTGGCAATGGTGCCGTGAAGGTATTTGATGGTGTGCGCTTAAGCACGTTGCAGGTGCAAACAGACGGTGTGCAACCTTTGCCAGATGGTGCATCAAAAGATTGGGGAGAAGATGGCCTGCGCTGTAATTTTGTGGCGCAGCAGATCAAGGGCTTCAAGCTGTCCAGCGCAGATCGTAAAGCCAGAAAGCCACAACAGGGCCGTGTCTGGTTTGAGAATATTCCCCAGATCGGCATGGTAGCAACCAGAATAGAGGTGGATAGCCCCAAAATAGGGCACATTATGGTGGAACTGGAGGGAAAACCTCAGTTGCAGCCATAA
- a CDS encoding IclR family transcriptional regulator, translating into MSKSQDTVPALRRAVRILDMVKASSRPPLAADVARQLDLPRSTVHGLLSVMVELGLLEKNASQGYRLGTRLLDWAGDVTEKRDLVTEFYHVLENRADLDAFTVTLTMLEGAEVVYVACRNSATVLGASFRVGMRLPAIFTATGNAMLAGMDDTSFREWLALNPVSTWSEPLTPNGICSVTTLVREIAEIRDRGYAVDDEQVHEGLWCFAASVKDHSGQTVAGIGISLPQTELSRFTVAQLGNMAAGLAQAVSIRLGYRGERQDFS; encoded by the coding sequence ATGTCCAAATCACAGGACACGGTTCCCGCATTGCGGCGGGCCGTTCGTATTCTTGATATGGTGAAGGCTTCCAGCAGGCCGCCCTTGGCTGCAGATGTGGCGCGCCAGCTCGATTTGCCGCGCAGTACGGTGCATGGTCTGCTGTCTGTTATGGTGGAGTTGGGGCTGCTGGAGAAAAACGCATCTCAGGGCTACAGGCTGGGCACACGTCTGTTGGACTGGGCCGGAGATGTGACAGAAAAGCGCGATCTGGTGACGGAATTCTACCATGTGCTGGAGAATCGTGCCGATCTGGATGCGTTTACAGTAACGCTAACCATGCTGGAGGGGGCGGAGGTTGTGTATGTGGCCTGCCGCAATAGCGCTACGGTGCTTGGGGCCTCTTTTAGGGTAGGAATGCGCTTACCTGCCATATTTACGGCCACAGGTAATGCCATGCTGGCAGGTATGGATGATACGTCTTTCAGAGAATGGCTGGCTCTTAACCCTGTTTCCACATGGTCAGAACCGCTTACACCGAACGGTATTTGCTCCGTAACGACATTGGTGCGTGAAATCGCAGAAATTCGTGACAGAGGATACGCCGTAGATGATGAGCAGGTGCATGAAGGCCTGTGGTGCTTTGCTGCCTCTGTAAAAGATCATTCCGGGCAGACGGTAGCCGGTATTGGCATCAGCCTGCCTCAAACAGAATTAAGCCGTTTCACGGTTGCGCAATTGGGCAATATGGCTGCGGGATTGGCGCAGGCTGTTTCTATCCGTTTAGGTTATCGTGGGGAACGGCAGGATTTCTCCTGA
- a CDS encoding glutathione peroxidase has translation MNLTCIYDFQLPALNGSTLDLSAYRGKPVLVVNTASKCGFTPQYEGLQALWTQFQKAGLVVVGVPSNDFGQQEPGTSEEISSFCQVNYGVTFPMAARSPVKGPDAIPLFKWLDSKLGFLARPRWNFFKYLTNRQGIPVAWFSCLTPPTSGRVRHAVENALKS, from the coding sequence ATAAACTTGACCTGTATATATGATTTTCAACTCCCCGCCCTAAATGGAAGCACCCTTGATCTGAGCGCTTATCGGGGGAAACCTGTTTTGGTGGTGAACACCGCATCCAAATGCGGATTTACTCCACAGTACGAAGGTTTGCAGGCTTTGTGGACACAGTTCCAAAAAGCTGGTCTGGTTGTTGTGGGGGTGCCAAGCAATGATTTTGGCCAACAAGAACCCGGCACCTCGGAAGAGATTTCGTCCTTCTGCCAAGTCAATTATGGGGTCACCTTCCCTATGGCGGCACGCAGCCCTGTAAAAGGGCCCGATGCTATTCCGCTTTTTAAATGGCTGGATAGTAAGCTTGGTTTTCTGGCACGGCCACGGTGGAACTTCTTTAAGTATCTCACCAACCGTCAGGGAATACCTGTTGCGTGGTTCAGCTGCCTAACGCCGCCTACATCTGGGCGTGTCAGGCATGCTGTGGAAAACGCTCTTAAATCGTAA
- a CDS encoding ABC transporter ATP-binding protein: protein MNNQPVLSLKHVRKAYRSGDEGVLPVLQDINFSLHAGEIVGLVAPSGTGKSTLLHLAGLLDTPDAGEIVIAGQITTGMADAGRTAMRRDQIGFVYQFHHLLGEFTAKENVVLPQMIAGVGKAQARRKAEELLRMFGLAHRVNHLPGKLSGGEQQRVAIARALANDPALLLADEPTGNLDVHTADSVFSQLLDVVRQKGLAVLVATHNRELLPRMDRVVTMQEGRLVPADFNGDALPTSAG, encoded by the coding sequence ATGAATAATCAGCCAGTTTTAAGCCTGAAGCACGTTCGCAAGGCTTATCGCAGTGGGGATGAGGGTGTTCTGCCGGTTTTGCAGGATATCAATTTCTCTTTGCATGCCGGTGAAATTGTAGGGCTGGTTGCGCCATCAGGCACAGGTAAATCAACCTTGCTGCATCTGGCTGGTTTGCTGGATACGCCAGACGCGGGCGAGATTGTTATTGCGGGCCAGATTACCACTGGTATGGCAGATGCCGGACGCACGGCGATGCGGCGAGACCAGATAGGATTTGTCTATCAGTTTCACCACCTTCTGGGTGAATTTACAGCCAAGGAAAACGTGGTGCTCCCGCAGATGATTGCGGGCGTAGGCAAGGCACAGGCGCGCCGTAAAGCTGAAGAGCTTTTGCGTATGTTTGGTTTGGCGCACCGTGTAAACCATCTGCCGGGCAAGCTTTCAGGCGGTGAGCAGCAGCGCGTTGCCATTGCGCGTGCTTTGGCAAATGACCCTGCACTGCTGTTAGCTGATGAACCTACCGGCAACTTGGATGTGCATACGGCAGATAGCGTGTTTTCTCAGTTGCTGGATGTTGTGCGCCAGAAAGGGCTGGCTGTTCTGGTGGCAACCCATAACCGCGAATTGCTGCCGCGCATGGATAGGGTTGTGACCATGCAGGAGGGCAGGCTGGTACCTGCCGATTTTAACGGCGATGCACTGCCTACCTCTGCTGGTTGA
- a CDS encoding lipoprotein-releasing ABC transporter permease subunit — protein MFGPFERAVAGRYLRARRGERFVSVIAIFSLVGIALGVATLIIVMAVMNGFQADLMGRILGLNGDLTIYGQGRTISQYEDVTRKVRSVPGVVSATPLVEGQVLLSAGAYNSGGMVHGLTPQGLKDLKAVSSSIIAGSLDDFGPDDSIVVGVTMAERAGLGIGSGLTLVSPDGAATAFGTVPRVRRYRVVAIFDAGVNDYNSSVVFLPMHAAQIYFQMPNKATQIQVMTKDAEHVRPVTLAIENAVGDPGLRVLDWTNANNALFGAVQVEQNVMFLILTLIILVAAFNVISSLIMMVKDKTADIAVLRTIGASRGAIMRIFLMCGAFVGVTGTVAGTALGVVFCMNIERIRQLLQKLTGTNLFNPEVYYLEHLPAKLVWGQVVEVIVMALGLSLLATLYPSWRAAKTDPVEALRHE, from the coding sequence ATGTTCGGACCCTTTGAGCGGGCGGTGGCGGGCCGTTACCTCCGTGCGCGGCGAGGGGAACGGTTTGTATCAGTTATTGCCATTTTCTCGCTAGTTGGCATTGCCCTTGGTGTGGCAACGCTCATTATCGTTATGGCTGTGATGAACGGCTTTCAGGCCGACCTTATGGGGCGCATTCTGGGGTTGAATGGGGATCTGACCATTTATGGCCAGGGCCGTACAATTTCTCAGTATGAAGATGTCACGCGTAAGGTTCGGTCTGTTCCGGGCGTGGTCAGCGCCACACCTTTGGTGGAAGGGCAGGTGCTTCTCAGCGCCGGGGCCTATAATTCTGGCGGCATGGTGCATGGTCTGACACCGCAAGGGCTGAAAGACCTTAAAGCCGTCAGTTCTTCCATTATTGCTGGTTCACTAGATGATTTTGGCCCGGATGATTCCATCGTTGTGGGTGTTACAATGGCGGAACGGGCAGGCTTAGGCATTGGCTCTGGCCTTACCCTTGTTTCACCAGATGGAGCAGCCACGGCGTTTGGCACCGTGCCACGTGTGCGCCGGTATCGGGTGGTGGCTATTTTTGATGCTGGGGTGAATGACTACAACTCCAGCGTTGTGTTTTTGCCCATGCATGCGGCGCAAATTTACTTTCAGATGCCCAACAAGGCCACGCAGATCCAGGTCATGACCAAGGATGCAGAGCACGTGCGCCCTGTTACCCTTGCCATTGAAAATGCGGTGGGGGATCCGGGCCTGCGCGTGCTGGATTGGACGAACGCCAACAATGCTCTGTTTGGCGCCGTGCAGGTGGAACAGAATGTGATGTTCCTTATCCTCACGCTGATTATTCTTGTGGCGGCTTTTAACGTTATTTCCTCCCTCATTATGATGGTGAAGGATAAAACAGCCGATATTGCCGTGCTACGCACCATAGGGGCCAGCCGCGGCGCCATTATGCGCATTTTTCTAATGTGCGGTGCTTTTGTAGGCGTAACGGGCACTGTGGCAGGCACGGCACTCGGCGTTGTATTCTGCATGAATATCGAGCGTATCCGTCAGCTTCTGCAAAAATTGACCGGCACAAACCTGTTCAACCCGGAAGTTTATTATCTGGAGCACCTGCCTGCAAAGCTGGTGTGGGGGCAGGTGGTCGAGGTTATTGTCATGGCGCTGGGGCTTTCCTTGCTGGCAACGCTTTATCCTTCTTGGCGTGCGGCCAAAACAGACCCTGTGGAGGCTTTGCGGCATGAATAA
- the proS gene encoding proline--tRNA ligase, translating into MRLSRSFLPTLKENPAEAQIVSHRLMLRAGLIRQTASGIYAWLPAGLKVLRNISQIVREEQDRVGAQEVLMPTLQSADLWKRSGRYDAYGPEMLRIQDRHKRELLYGPTNEEMITDLFGQTVKSYKDLPQVLYHIQWKFRDEMRPRFGVMRGREFLMKDAYSFDLDYDSAVATYRRMLLAYLRTFQRLGVRAVPMRADTGPIGGELSHEFLILAPTGESGVFYDAALEEQDWLDEPVDTNSPVALEAFFNRVTTPYAATDEMHDEAGWQAVPEERRREGRGVEVGHIFYFGDKYTRSMDVSVSGPDGNQLYPEMGSYGIGVSRLAGAIIEACHDDNGIIWPDAVAPFRAVILNLKNGDELCDAICERIYNTNEEAFLYDDRAERAGVKFADADLMGHPWQIVVGPRGAKEGKVELKRRATGERHEMSVDDALALVLAG; encoded by the coding sequence ATGCGTCTTTCGCGCAGCTTTCTTCCCACTCTCAAGGAAAATCCGGCAGAAGCCCAGATTGTCTCGCACCGGCTTATGCTGCGGGCGGGGCTTATCCGCCAGACGGCATCTGGTATTTATGCGTGGCTGCCAGCGGGGCTGAAAGTGTTGCGCAATATCAGCCAGATCGTGCGGGAAGAGCAGGATCGGGTAGGCGCGCAGGAAGTGCTGATGCCCACCTTGCAATCAGCCGATTTGTGGAAGCGTTCTGGCCGGTATGATGCCTATGGCCCGGAAATGCTGCGTATTCAGGATCGCCATAAGCGTGAACTGCTTTATGGACCGACCAATGAGGAAATGATTACGGATCTGTTTGGTCAGACCGTAAAATCCTACAAGGATCTGCCGCAGGTTCTGTATCATATCCAGTGGAAATTCCGTGATGAAATGCGCCCCCGCTTTGGGGTGATGCGTGGCCGTGAGTTTCTGATGAAAGATGCTTACAGCTTTGATCTGGACTACGACTCTGCTGTTGCAACCTATCGGCGCATGCTGCTGGCTTACCTGCGTACCTTCCAGCGTTTGGGTGTACGGGCTGTGCCCATGCGGGCCGATACCGGGCCGATTGGTGGTGAGTTGAGCCATGAGTTCCTGATTCTGGCCCCCACGGGGGAAAGCGGCGTGTTTTACGATGCCGCGCTGGAAGAGCAGGATTGGCTGGATGAACCGGTTGATACCAACAGCCCCGTAGCGCTGGAAGCCTTCTTCAACCGTGTGACAACGCCTTACGCCGCAACGGATGAAATGCACGATGAGGCCGGATGGCAAGCTGTGCCAGAAGAACGTCGGCGTGAAGGCCGTGGCGTAGAAGTTGGCCACATCTTCTATTTTGGTGATAAATACACCCGCTCCATGGACGTCAGCGTAAGCGGCCCGGACGGAAACCAGCTTTACCCAGAAATGGGGTCTTACGGCATTGGGGTTTCCCGCCTTGCCGGTGCAATTATTGAAGCTTGTCACGATGATAACGGCATTATCTGGCCGGATGCTGTTGCACCCTTCCGTGCAGTTATTTTGAACCTGAAAAACGGTGATGAACTGTGTGATGCCATTTGCGAGCGCATCTACAACACGAATGAAGAAGCCTTCCTGTATGATGATCGTGCAGAACGTGCTGGCGTAAAGTTTGCAGATGCAGACCTTATGGGCCACCCGTGGCAGATTGTTGTAGGCCCACGTGGTGCCAAGGAAGGTAAGGTGGAACTGAAGCGCCGTGCCACCGGTGAGCGCCATGAAATGAGCGTGGATGACGCGCTGGCTCTGGTTCTGGCAGGCTGA
- a CDS encoding ribonuclease J, which yields MTEQNGDLAFLPLGGTGEIGMNLNLYRLGDTWLAIDCGIGFSGNDTPEAEILVPDPSFIVERRDKLAGLVITHAHEDHIGAVAHVWPMLQCPVYLTPFAAAVLRRKLAEARIMDVPIHVIQPGARFDVGPFDIEFVPVTHSVPEAQSMVLRTPSGIVVHTGDWKFDPDPLVGPATDLNRLAEIGREGVLALVCDSTNVMKPGPSRSESEVRRSMTELVASLKGRIAVTCFASNVARVETIAMAAQAAGRTVVLVGRSLRNLDTAARDCGYLSGVLPFLTEQDVNDVPDDQILLIITGSQGEPRSALSRIAMDTHPNIALGEGDTVIYSSRMIPGNERAIMAVQDNLSRRGVRVITDREHFVHVSGHATGGDVQKMYELLKPQHVVPVHGEWRHLTAQAALAQEMGIAPVLLEDGDILRLSPGKLEVVDTAPTGRLALDGNRLLPMNGGVLAARRKMLFNGIVIGSFAVDEEGFVIGEPKVSAPGLLDPDDLESVRVREEFANALDIIPDELRGDDVSFREAAKTALRRALGRKLQKRPLVDVHVLRV from the coding sequence ATGACAGAACAGAACGGCGATCTGGCCTTTCTGCCTTTGGGCGGAACGGGTGAGATTGGCATGAACCTCAACCTTTACCGGTTGGGAGACACGTGGCTGGCGATAGATTGTGGCATTGGGTTTAGTGGCAACGATACGCCAGAAGCCGAAATTCTGGTGCCAGATCCAAGCTTTATTGTAGAGCGCCGGGATAAGCTGGCCGGCTTGGTAATTACTCATGCGCATGAAGACCATATTGGCGCTGTGGCTCATGTCTGGCCCATGTTGCAGTGCCCTGTATATCTCACACCTTTTGCAGCGGCTGTTCTGCGCCGCAAGCTGGCCGAAGCCCGCATTATGGATGTGCCTATTCATGTCATCCAGCCCGGTGCGCGGTTTGATGTAGGGCCGTTTGATATTGAGTTTGTGCCGGTAACGCATTCTGTGCCAGAGGCGCAGTCCATGGTTCTGCGCACGCCCTCCGGCATTGTGGTGCATACAGGGGACTGGAAGTTTGACCCAGACCCGTTGGTGGGGCCTGCAACAGACCTGAACAGGCTGGCCGAAATTGGCCGTGAAGGCGTTCTGGCGCTGGTGTGTGACAGCACCAATGTGATGAAGCCGGGGCCGTCCCGCTCAGAATCCGAAGTGCGCCGCAGCATGACGGAACTGGTGGCAAGCCTTAAGGGCCGCATTGCCGTAACATGCTTTGCCTCCAACGTGGCGCGTGTTGAAACCATTGCTATGGCAGCACAGGCTGCTGGGCGTACGGTGGTTCTGGTCGGGCGTTCCTTGCGCAATCTCGATACCGCTGCGCGGGATTGCGGTTATCTGTCTGGCGTTCTGCCGTTCCTGACAGAGCAGGATGTAAACGATGTGCCAGATGATCAGATTCTGCTGATCATTACAGGTAGTCAGGGTGAGCCTCGCTCCGCTCTGTCTCGCATTGCCATGGATACCCACCCCAACATCGCTTTGGGTGAGGGGGATACGGTTATTTATTCCAGCCGTATGATTCCGGGTAATGAGCGCGCGATTATGGCGGTGCAGGATAATCTTTCACGCCGTGGCGTGCGGGTGATTACGGACCGTGAGCATTTTGTGCATGTGTCTGGCCACGCAACGGGTGGCGATGTGCAGAAAATGTACGAACTGCTCAAGCCGCAGCATGTTGTGCCGGTACATGGTGAATGGCGCCATCTGACAGCACAGGCCGCATTGGCGCAGGAAATGGGTATTGCCCCGGTTCTGCTGGAAGATGGTGATATCCTGCGTCTTTCTCCGGGCAAGCTGGAGGTGGTGGATACAGCCCCTACTGGCCGTCTGGCGCTGGATGGTAACCGTCTGCTGCCCATGAACGGAGGGGTGCTGGCTGCGCGCCGCAAAATGCTGTTCAACGGCATAGTCATCGGCAGTTTTGCAGTGGATGAAGAAGGCTTTGTGATTGGTGAGCCCAAGGTGAGCGCACCGGGCCTGCTTGATCCGGATGATCTGGAAAGCGTGCGTGTGCGTGAAGAATTCGCCAACGCGCTGGACATTATTCCAGATGAACTGCGTGGGGATGATGTTTCCTTCCGTGAGGCCGCCAAAACGGCCCTGCGTCGCGCATTGGGGCGTAAGCTGCAAAAGCGCCCATTGGTGGATGTTCACGTACTGCGTGTCTGA
- a CDS encoding type III pantothenate kinase yields MLLVIDAGNTNVVFAVHDGERWRGVWRITMQAQRTSDEYAVWLNALLRTQGIVADDIDGAVIGTVVPAALYHLRTLCRQWFAVEPLLASARLDWGFAIKVDNPDEVGVDRLLNGLAAHHMYGGPLTVIDFGTATTFDVVDKDGSYCGGVIAPGINLSVEALHQAAARLPRIGIGRPVGDSAIGRNTVTAMRSGVFWGYVGLIEGIVERIRKEVGPMKVLATGGLAPLFSEGTSVFEHVDSMLTLNGLRLLAGRNPLPKLTVDRDYVAEG; encoded by the coding sequence GTGCTGCTTGTTATTGATGCAGGTAACACCAATGTCGTGTTTGCGGTGCATGATGGTGAAAGATGGCGTGGTGTGTGGCGCATTACCATGCAGGCCCAGCGTACATCTGATGAATATGCTGTCTGGCTGAATGCGCTGTTGCGCACCCAAGGTATTGTGGCAGATGATATTGATGGTGCGGTTATTGGCACTGTTGTGCCCGCTGCCTTGTATCATTTACGCACTTTATGCAGGCAGTGGTTTGCTGTTGAACCGCTTCTTGCATCTGCCCGGCTGGATTGGGGATTTGCCATCAAGGTAGATAACCCTGATGAGGTTGGGGTAGATCGGCTGTTGAATGGTCTGGCTGCACACCATATGTATGGTGGACCACTTACGGTTATAGATTTTGGAACGGCCACAACGTTTGATGTTGTGGATAAGGATGGAAGCTACTGCGGTGGTGTTATTGCTCCTGGCATCAATTTGTCGGTTGAAGCGTTACATCAGGCAGCAGCACGGTTGCCCCGTATAGGAATAGGGCGGCCAGTAGGAGATTCCGCCATTGGGCGCAACACGGTAACCGCCATGCGGTCTGGCGTGTTTTGGGGTTATGTTGGTTTGATTGAGGGGATTGTCGAGAGGATCAGAAAGGAGGTTGGCCCCATGAAGGTGCTGGCAACCGGTGGTCTGGCTCCACTCTTCTCAGAAGGTACGTCTGTTTTTGAACATGTGGATTCAATGCTCACCCTAAATGGGTTGCGTTTGCTGGCGGGGCGAAACCCCCTGCCAAAACTTACAGTGGACCGAGATTATGTTGCAGAAGGGTAA
- a CDS encoding biotin--[acetyl-CoA-carboxylase] ligase produces the protein MKDQSSPWRLECFAELGSTSDFCLEQARQGADSGLAVLAYRQTQGRGSRGRQWVDAGQSLALSVLLDAQQAGQDMLGGWPFAASLAFYDGLLRAVPAVAGHLMIKWPNDLLLDGQKAGGILIEREGARLVIGFGANLTQAPSQQQTGRFAACLGQYGEVPPVKDVAQYILSSLTDWCAVWQQNGFGALRQAWLDRAHPLGTPLVVSSRTTYEQGKFAGLAEDGRLLLDTETGMKTITTGDILLEEGV, from the coding sequence ATGAAAGATCAGTCTAGCCCGTGGCGGCTTGAATGCTTTGCAGAACTGGGCTCCACCTCTGATTTCTGTCTGGAACAGGCACGGCAGGGGGCAGATTCCGGCCTTGCGGTTTTAGCCTATAGGCAAACTCAAGGCCGAGGCAGCCGTGGCCGCCAATGGGTGGATGCCGGACAAAGTCTCGCTTTATCTGTTCTGCTGGACGCGCAACAGGCGGGGCAGGATATGCTGGGGGGGTGGCCGTTTGCCGCCTCTTTGGCGTTTTATGATGGCTTGCTGCGCGCCGTGCCTGCTGTGGCAGGGCATCTCATGATAAAATGGCCGAATGATCTTTTGTTGGATGGTCAGAAGGCTGGCGGTATCCTGATAGAGCGGGAAGGCGCACGGCTTGTTATAGGCTTTGGTGCTAATCTCACGCAGGCGCCATCTCAACAGCAAACAGGTCGCTTTGCCGCTTGCTTGGGCCAGTATGGTGAAGTTCCGCCTGTAAAGGATGTTGCCCAATATATTCTTTCCAGTCTGACAGATTGGTGTGCCGTTTGGCAGCAAAACGGCTTTGGCGCATTACGGCAGGCATGGCTTGATCGGGCGCATCCTCTAGGGACGCCTCTTGTCGTTAGCAGCCGAACTACTTATGAACAGGGGAAATTTGCGGGTTTGGCCGAAGATGGCCGCCTCTTGCTGGACACGGAAACCGGTATGAAAACGATCACGACAGGAGATATCCTGCTGGAAGAAGGGGTATAA